Proteins encoded within one genomic window of Halomonas sp. YLGW01:
- a CDS encoding MFS transporter translates to MTTAGDRRTKESALPFLGVALAFLITMLGTTLPTPMYPVYQARFDFSQLTITVIFAVYALGVMGALVATGRWSDQLGRRPMLGAGLLAAALSDVIFLSSDGLSSLLVGRFVSGVSAGIFTATATVAVMELAPAAWSRRAAFLATAVNMGGLGLGPIIAGLLVEYLPWPLRLAYGMHLALAALAALAILKAPETVTRPVRPRLTLQRLQVPEAVRAIFLPAAIAGFAGFALLGFFTATAPAFMIGVLGHDNLALAGLAAGSVFFASTLGQLLQERFPAPWRLPLGCAGVILGASLVGVGIGLASLPFFLLGALVAGIGQGMAFRAGLGAVVQASPADQRGGVAATFFIVAYIALSIPVVGIGLAVRAFGLAPAGMAFAGGVALLAGTSLVSLVGMRRRAGQG, encoded by the coding sequence ATGACCACTGCCGGCGATCGCCGCACCAAGGAATCGGCACTGCCCTTCCTGGGGGTGGCGCTTGCGTTTCTGATCACCATGCTGGGCACGACCCTGCCCACCCCCATGTACCCGGTCTATCAGGCGCGCTTCGATTTTTCGCAGCTGACCATAACGGTGATCTTCGCCGTCTATGCGCTGGGGGTGATGGGGGCCCTGGTGGCGACCGGGCGCTGGTCGGATCAGCTCGGGCGGCGCCCGATGCTGGGGGCGGGGCTTCTGGCGGCGGCGCTCAGCGATGTGATCTTCCTGTCCAGCGACGGCCTTTCAAGCCTGCTGGTCGGCCGCTTCGTCTCGGGAGTGTCCGCCGGCATCTTCACGGCCACCGCCACGGTGGCCGTGATGGAGCTGGCGCCGGCGGCCTGGTCGCGGCGGGCGGCCTTCCTCGCCACCGCGGTCAATATGGGCGGCCTGGGGCTGGGGCCGATCATCGCCGGCCTCCTGGTCGAGTACCTGCCCTGGCCGCTGCGCCTGGCCTATGGGATGCATCTGGCGCTGGCCGCCCTGGCGGCGTTGGCAATCCTCAAGGCGCCGGAGACCGTGACCCGTCCGGTGCGACCGCGGCTCACCCTGCAGCGACTGCAGGTGCCGGAAGCGGTTCGCGCCATCTTCCTGCCCGCGGCAATCGCCGGTTTCGCGGGCTTCGCCCTGCTGGGCTTCTTCACCGCCACGGCTCCGGCCTTCATGATCGGCGTGCTCGGCCATGACAACCTGGCGCTGGCGGGGCTTGCCGCCGGCTCGGTGTTCTTCGCCTCGACCCTCGGCCAGCTCCTGCAGGAGCGCTTCCCGGCGCCCTGGCGGCTGCCGCTGGGGTGTGCCGGGGTGATCCTGGGCGCCTCGCTGGTGGGCGTCGGTATCGGGCTTGCCTCGCTTCCGTTCTTCCTGCTCGGGGCGCTCGTCGCGGGCATCGGTCAGGGCATGGCCTTTCGCGCGGGCCTGGGGGCCGTCGTGCAGGCGAGTCCCGCCGACCAGCGCGGCGGGGTCGCCGCGACCTTCTTCATCGTGGCCTATATTGCCCTGTCGATTCCGGTGGTGGGCATCGGGCTGGCGGTCCGTGCCTTCGGCCTGGCACCCGCCGGTATGGCCTTCGCCGGCGGCGTCGCGCTGCTGGCGGGAACGTCGCTCGTGAGTCTTGTAGGGATGAGGCGCCGTGCGGGGCAGGGCTAA
- the gmk gene encoding guanylate kinase gives MSHGTLYIVSAPSGAGKTSLVKALLEHLDGIGVSVSHTTREKRPGEVDGVNYHFVDRDHFEEMIERGEFFEHARVFDNYYGTSRPAVEARLAAGEDVILEIDWQGARQVRAQMPEAESVFILPPSRVALRERLAGRGTDDTAVIERRMRDAISEMSHYDEYAHVIINDDFATALAELEALVRGQRTRLARVRERQGPLLASLLSQDEGLQ, from the coding sequence ATGTCCCACGGCACCCTCTACATCGTTTCCGCCCCCTCCGGGGCCGGCAAGACCAGTCTGGTCAAGGCGCTGCTCGAGCACCTCGACGGCATCGGCGTCTCGGTCTCCCATACCACCCGCGAAAAGCGTCCGGGCGAGGTGGACGGGGTCAACTACCACTTCGTCGACCGCGACCACTTCGAGGAGATGATCGAGCGCGGCGAGTTCTTCGAGCACGCCCGGGTCTTCGACAACTACTACGGCACCTCGCGTCCCGCGGTGGAGGCCCGCCTGGCGGCCGGCGAGGACGTGATCCTGGAGATCGACTGGCAGGGCGCCCGCCAGGTGCGCGCCCAGATGCCCGAGGCCGAGTCGGTGTTCATCCTGCCGCCGTCCAGAGTCGCCCTGCGCGAGCGACTGGCCGGCCGCGGCACCGATGACACCGCGGTCATCGAGCGGCGCATGCGCGATGCCATCAGCGAGATGTCGCACTATGACGAATACGCCCACGTGATCATCAACGATGACTTCGCCACCGCTCTGGCCGAGCTCGAGGCCCTGGTGCGCGGCCAGCGTACTCGGCTCGCCCGGGTACGCGAACGCCAGGGCCCGCTGCTGGCGTCGCTCTTGTCACAGGACGAAGGGCTACAGTAG
- a CDS encoding MFS transporter, which translates to MPTDSTRPSSNPRLAEKALALGGFAIGTTEFVIMGLMQRIADDYGIAVQDVGLAISAYALGVVVGAPLISAIGAKIPRRRLLIGLMVLFAASNLLTLLAPSFYGFVALRFFAGLPHGVYLGVAALVAANVAEPHERGRAVGRVLVGLTLAILAGAPLATWVGGLLGWKAAFVLVGALGLATALLVRLWVPVQPPNDGASLRSELSAITKPRVLYTLAVACVGFAGMFSVFSYAMPTLTHQAGMPEALGPLVLATFGVGSVIGNLVGGRLADANQRLAIGGALVWAAFCQLGFFLAADQIWSGMLFVGLVGTCGALVPPLQTRLMDVAGDAQTMAATLNHAAFNIANGLGAWLGGLAVTVGLGWSATGLVGMVMALGGLMIFLFALARERATQVVA; encoded by the coding sequence ATGCCAACGGACTCGACCCGTCCATCTTCGAACCCCCGCCTGGCCGAGAAGGCCCTGGCGCTGGGCGGGTTCGCCATCGGCACCACCGAATTCGTGATCATGGGCTTGATGCAGCGCATCGCCGACGACTACGGCATCGCGGTTCAGGACGTGGGCCTGGCGATCAGCGCCTATGCCCTGGGGGTGGTGGTCGGTGCGCCGCTGATCTCGGCGATCGGCGCAAAGATTCCTCGGCGGCGATTGCTGATCGGCCTGATGGTGCTGTTCGCCGCCAGTAACCTGCTAACCCTGCTGGCGCCTTCCTTCTATGGTTTCGTCGCCCTGCGCTTCTTTGCCGGCCTGCCCCACGGGGTCTATCTGGGGGTGGCGGCGCTGGTGGCCGCCAACGTCGCCGAGCCCCACGAGCGCGGCCGCGCCGTTGGCCGGGTGCTGGTGGGTCTGACCCTGGCGATCCTCGCCGGGGCGCCGCTGGCCACCTGGGTCGGCGGCCTGCTGGGGTGGAAGGCGGCCTTCGTGCTGGTAGGGGCGCTGGGGCTCGCCACCGCGCTGCTGGTGCGGTTGTGGGTGCCGGTGCAGCCGCCCAATGACGGCGCTTCCCTGCGCTCGGAGCTCTCGGCGATCACCAAGCCGCGGGTGCTCTATACCCTGGCCGTGGCCTGCGTCGGCTTTGCCGGCATGTTCAGCGTGTTCAGTTATGCCATGCCGACCCTGACCCATCAGGCCGGCATGCCCGAGGCCCTGGGGCCGCTGGTGCTGGCGACCTTCGGGGTCGGCTCGGTGATCGGCAATCTGGTCGGTGGCCGGCTCGCCGACGCCAACCAGCGCCTGGCCATCGGCGGGGCCCTGGTCTGGGCGGCATTCTGTCAGCTGGGTTTCTTCCTTGCCGCCGATCAGATCTGGAGCGGGATGCTGTTCGTCGGCCTAGTGGGCACCTGTGGTGCCTTGGTGCCGCCGCTGCAGACCCGGCTGATGGATGTGGCCGGTGATGCCCAGACCATGGCCGCGACCCTCAATCACGCCGCCTTCAACATCGCCAATGGCCTCGGTGCCTGGCTCGGCGGCCTGGCGGTGACGGTCGGCCTCGGCTGGTCGGCCACCGGTCTGGTGGGCATGGTCATGGCGCTGGGCGGCCTTATGATCTTCCTGTTTGCCCTGGCCCGGGAGCGGGCGACCCAGGTGGTGGCCTGA
- the trmL gene encoding tRNA (uridine(34)/cytosine(34)/5-carboxymethylaminomethyluridine(34)-2'-O)-methyltransferase TrmL: MLDVVLFEPEIPPNTGNLIRLCANTGFRLHLIEPLGFVLDDKRLRRAGLDYHEWARVRVHASWEAYLADARPARVFAVSTRGRTGYHEPAYREGDALVLGPETRGLPQAMLDALPPEQRLRIPMLAESRSLNLSNAGAVLVFEAWRQLDFVGAGLPGAGLPGAEVEPTAAPPADQE, from the coding sequence ATGCTCGATGTGGTGCTCTTCGAACCCGAGATCCCGCCCAACACCGGCAACCTGATCCGGCTGTGCGCCAACACCGGCTTTCGGTTGCATCTGATCGAACCGCTCGGCTTCGTGCTCGACGACAAGCGCCTGCGCCGCGCCGGGCTCGACTACCATGAGTGGGCTCGGGTCCGGGTGCATGCGAGCTGGGAGGCCTACCTGGCCGATGCCCGCCCGGCCCGGGTGTTCGCCGTCTCGACTCGCGGGCGCACCGGCTACCACGAGCCCGCCTACCGGGAAGGCGATGCCCTGGTGCTGGGTCCCGAGACTCGCGGCCTGCCCCAGGCGATGCTCGATGCTCTGCCCCCCGAGCAGCGCCTGCGCATCCCCATGCTGGCCGAGAGCCGCAGTCTCAACCTGTCCAACGCCGGGGCGGTACTGGTCTTCGAGGCCTGGCGCCAGCTGGACTTTGTCGGGGCCGGCCTTCCGGGGGCCGGCCTTCCAGGAGCAGAAGTCGAGCCTACCGCCGCGCCGCCTGCCGATCAGGAGTAA
- a CDS encoding exodeoxyribonuclease III, translating to MKIATINVNGIREAVERGFLDWLAGQDADVVCVQNLKAKSFELDDSILYPEGYEGYFLDAEEDGFSGVGLYCRKIPKAIMYGLGFPQCDNEGRFLQADYDRFSIASFLMPDGSDPTAKQDFMSQYQDYLGKMARKRREYIICGTWHVAHKTIDLANWADNQTTPGFKPEERAWMDQVFGPIGFIDTFREVNRDAGEYTWWPALDQHQPRSRQEGWRLDYQLVGPNFRRHVVDAWIDRDATFSEYAPLIVEYDLEI from the coding sequence ATGAAAATCGCCACCATCAACGTCAACGGCATCCGCGAAGCGGTCGAGCGAGGCTTTCTCGACTGGCTGGCCGGTCAGGATGCCGATGTCGTCTGCGTCCAGAACCTCAAGGCCAAGAGCTTCGAGCTGGACGACAGCATCCTGTACCCGGAAGGTTACGAAGGCTACTTCCTCGACGCCGAGGAAGACGGTTTCTCCGGCGTGGGACTTTATTGCCGCAAGATTCCCAAGGCCATCATGTACGGGCTGGGCTTCCCCCAGTGCGACAACGAGGGCCGCTTCCTGCAGGCCGACTACGACCGTTTCAGCATCGCCAGTTTCCTGATGCCGGACGGCAGCGACCCGACCGCCAAGCAGGACTTCATGAGCCAGTATCAGGATTATCTCGGCAAGATGGCGCGCAAGCGCCGCGAGTACATCATCTGCGGCACCTGGCACGTGGCTCACAAGACCATCGACCTGGCCAACTGGGCCGACAACCAGACCACCCCGGGCTTCAAGCCCGAGGAGCGGGCCTGGATGGATCAGGTGTTCGGGCCGATCGGTTTCATCGACACCTTCCGCGAGGTCAACCGCGACGCCGGCGAATACACCTGGTGGCCGGCGCTGGACCAGCATCAGCCGCGCTCCCGCCAGGAAGGCTGGCGTCTCGACTACCAGCTGGTCGGGCCGAACTTCCGCCGCCACGTGGTGGACGCCTGGATCGACCGTGACGCGACCTTCTCGGAGTATGCGCCGCTGATCGTCGAATACGACCTGGAGATCTGA
- the rph gene encoding ribonuclease PH — MSTAPLRPSGRQPDQPRDIRLTRDYTRHAEGSVLVEFGDTKVLCNASVEAGVPRWLRGKNQGWVTAEYGMLPRATHSRSGREASRGKQGGRTLEIQRLIGRSLRAAVDLKQLGEFTITVDCDVIQADGGTRTASITGGCVALVDAIRYLQREKKLKKDPFKQLVSSVSVGLFKGQPVVDLDYPEDSRADTDMNVVMTEQGGLIEVQGTAEAGAFSRAELNAMLDLAEGAGTSLFDHQREALGIRQ, encoded by the coding sequence ATGTCCACCGCACCCCTGCGCCCCAGCGGCCGCCAGCCCGATCAGCCCCGCGATATCCGCCTGACCCGCGACTACACCCGCCACGCCGAAGGCTCGGTGCTGGTGGAGTTCGGCGACACCAAGGTGCTGTGCAACGCAAGCGTCGAGGCCGGTGTGCCGCGCTGGCTGCGCGGCAAGAACCAGGGCTGGGTGACCGCCGAGTACGGCATGCTGCCGCGGGCCACTCATTCCCGCAGCGGTCGCGAGGCGAGCCGCGGCAAGCAGGGCGGCCGCACCCTGGAGATCCAGCGCCTGATCGGCCGCTCGCTGCGCGCCGCGGTCGATCTCAAGCAGCTCGGCGAGTTCACCATCACCGTCGACTGCGACGTGATCCAGGCCGATGGCGGCACCCGCACCGCCTCGATCACCGGCGGCTGCGTGGCACTGGTCGACGCCATCCGCTACCTGCAGCGCGAGAAGAAGTTGAAGAAGGACCCCTTCAAGCAGCTGGTCAGTTCGGTCTCGGTGGGGCTCTTCAAGGGTCAGCCGGTGGTCGATCTCGACTACCCGGAGGACAGCCGCGCCGACACCGACATGAACGTGGTGATGACCGAGCAGGGCGGGCTGATCGAGGTCCAGGGCACCGCCGAGGCGGGTGCCTTCTCCCGGGCCGAGCTCAACGCCATGCTCGATCTGGCCGAGGGCGCGGGGACCTCGCTGTTCGACCATCAGCGCGAGGCACTGGGCATTCGCCAGTAG
- a CDS encoding YfaZ family outer membrane protein — MKFNISALGGAALLAASLTCQAGNLDLNLNDDAVQFEAAGQVAPGIALGGGFLESDDEFDVEVGHVQLLGTQRNRAYDMGLGARWTQFDTAIGDGGGLGLGGYGYAFLPRIPLLSVGGYAFYTPGVTATQDLDRSTEYGLRARYSFTPSVDGYVGYRRLRGEFDGSDGTTTLDSGANIGVRLNF; from the coding sequence ATGAAGTTCAACATCAGCGCCCTCGGCGGCGCCGCCCTCCTCGCCGCCAGCCTGACCTGCCAGGCGGGCAACCTGGACCTGAACCTCAACGACGACGCCGTGCAGTTCGAGGCGGCGGGGCAGGTGGCACCGGGCATCGCCCTGGGCGGTGGTTTCCTGGAAAGCGACGACGAGTTCGACGTCGAGGTCGGCCATGTGCAGCTGCTCGGCACCCAGCGCAACCGGGCCTACGACATGGGCCTCGGCGCCCGCTGGACCCAGTTCGATACCGCCATCGGCGACGGCGGCGGCTTGGGGCTGGGCGGCTACGGCTACGCCTTCCTGCCGCGTATCCCGCTGCTCTCGGTGGGCGGCTATGCCTTCTATACGCCGGGCGTGACGGCGACCCAGGACCTGGATCGCAGCACCGAGTACGGCCTGCGGGCGCGCTACTCCTTCACCCCGAGCGTCGATGGCTATGTCGGCTACCGCCGCCTGCGCGGCGAGTTCGACGGCAGCGACGGCACCACCACCCTGGACAGTGGCGCCAACATCGGCGTGCGGCTGAACTTCTAA
- the pyrE gene encoding orotate phosphoribosyltransferase, with protein MQDYQREFIEFAIEQGVLKFGEFTLKSGRVSPYFFNAGLFKSGSALARLGRFYAQAISDSGLEIDVLFGPAYKGIPLAASTAVALADHHQRDLPFSFNRKEAKTHGEGGNIVGAALEGRVLIIDDVITAGTAIREVMTLIDDAGAQAAGVVIALDRQECGSVEDGAERRSAIQDVEARYGMPVVSIVTLDMVLAYLEAYASKAMQGHAQAIRDYRARYGVSADGAGV; from the coding sequence ATGCAGGACTATCAGCGCGAGTTCATCGAGTTCGCCATCGAACAGGGGGTGCTCAAGTTCGGTGAGTTCACCCTCAAGTCCGGCCGCGTCAGTCCCTACTTCTTCAATGCTGGCCTCTTCAAGAGCGGCTCGGCGCTGGCCCGGCTGGGACGCTTCTACGCTCAGGCCATCTCCGACAGCGGCCTTGAGATCGACGTGCTGTTCGGTCCCGCCTACAAGGGCATCCCGCTGGCGGCCAGCACCGCCGTGGCGCTCGCCGATCACCATCAGCGTGATCTGCCGTTTTCCTTCAACCGCAAGGAAGCCAAGACCCATGGCGAGGGCGGCAATATCGTCGGCGCCGCGCTCGAGGGCCGGGTGCTGATCATCGATGACGTGATCACCGCCGGCACCGCGATCCGCGAAGTGATGACGCTGATCGACGACGCGGGCGCCCAGGCCGCCGGGGTGGTGATCGCCCTGGATCGCCAGGAGTGCGGCAGCGTCGAGGACGGCGCCGAGCGGCGCAGCGCCATCCAGGACGTCGAGGCGCGCTACGGCATGCCGGTAGTCAGCATCGTCACCCTGGACATGGTACTGGCCTACCTGGAAGCCTACGCCTCAAAGGCCATGCAGGGCCATGCCCAGGCCATCCGCGACTATCGCGCCCGCTATGGCGTGTCCGCCGATGGCGCGGGTGTTTGA
- a CDS encoding YicC/YloC family endoribonuclease: protein MVHSMTAFARASREADWGSLELELRSVNQRYLDLHFRLPETLRGLEPGYRDALRQRLNRGKVECTLRFVPASGEALSVNAKRLTGLANALTEVRRTLPEAAMPDALALLDHPGVLKADGPDIDVVTESAQALFTEALEALVEARAREGAELAALIRSRLAAVREQVGEVQALLPEILKRQRAQLLERLETVRAELDPQRLEAELTLMAQKADVDEELDRLTTHVGEVERQLTLTGPVGRRLDFLMQELNREANTLSSKSVVAETTRSAVELKVLIEQMREQIQNIE from the coding sequence ATGGTGCACAGCATGACCGCCTTCGCCCGGGCCAGCCGGGAAGCCGACTGGGGCAGCCTCGAGCTCGAGTTGCGCTCGGTCAACCAGCGCTATCTCGACCTGCATTTCCGCCTGCCCGAGACCCTGCGCGGCCTGGAGCCCGGCTACCGCGACGCCCTGCGCCAGCGGCTGAACCGTGGCAAGGTGGAGTGCACCCTGCGCTTCGTGCCGGCCAGCGGCGAGGCCCTGAGCGTCAATGCCAAGCGCCTGACCGGCCTGGCCAATGCCCTCACCGAGGTGCGCCGCACGCTCCCCGAGGCCGCCATGCCCGATGCCCTGGCGCTGCTCGACCATCCTGGCGTGCTTAAGGCCGACGGCCCGGATATCGACGTCGTGACCGAGAGCGCCCAGGCACTCTTCACCGAGGCGCTTGAGGCCCTCGTCGAGGCCCGCGCCCGGGAGGGTGCCGAGCTCGCCGCGCTGATCAGAAGCCGGCTCGCCGCCGTGCGCGAGCAGGTCGGTGAGGTGCAGGCCCTGCTGCCCGAGATCCTCAAGCGCCAGCGAGCCCAGCTGCTCGAACGCCTGGAGACGGTACGCGCCGAGCTCGATCCCCAGCGCCTGGAGGCCGAACTGACCCTGATGGCCCAGAAGGCCGATGTCGACGAGGAGCTCGATCGCCTGACGACCCACGTTGGCGAAGTCGAGCGCCAGCTTACACTGACGGGCCCGGTGGGCCGGCGCCTGGACTTCCTGATGCAGGAGCTCAACCGGGAGGCCAACACCCTGTCGTCGAAATCGGTGGTCGCCGAGACCACTCGCAGCGCCGTGGAGCTCAAGGTGCTGATCGAGCAGATGCGCGAACAGATCCAGAACATCGAATAG
- the rpoZ gene encoding DNA-directed RNA polymerase subunit omega — protein sequence MARVTVEDCLEHVENRFKLVMISTQRARQLARGSRDALLPWENDKPTVMALREIAAQKIDENVLNEPIEAPVRPRREPEMGEE from the coding sequence ATGGCGCGAGTCACCGTCGAAGATTGTCTGGAACACGTCGAAAACCGCTTCAAGCTGGTGATGATCTCCACCCAGCGTGCGCGTCAGCTGGCCCGCGGCTCCCGCGACGCCCTGCTGCCCTGGGAAAACGACAAGCCCACGGTCATGGCGCTGCGCGAGATCGCCGCCCAGAAGATCGACGAGAACGTGCTCAACGAGCCGATCGAGGCGCCGGTGCGTCCCCGCCGCGAGCCCGAAATGGGCGAGGAATGA
- the rep gene encoding DNA helicase Rep: MSIRQRLAKLNPRQQEAVRFIDGPCLVLAGAGSGKTSVITSKIAYLVQECGMSARKIAAVTFTNKAAREMKERVGQLLKGREGHGLTVSTFHTLGLNIIRSELKTLGYKPGFSLFDPEDAKALLRDLMQKDAQIDADQINRVQGQISTWKNDLVLPGDALSHAADDDEQFAARVYEAYNRHLKAYNAVDFDDLILLPVVLLRDDPEALARWRRKIHYMLVDEYQDTNVSQYLLVKLLMAERATFTVVGDDDQSIYAWRGARPENLVTLGEDFPRLNVIKLEQNYRSTGTILRAANTLIANNPHVYEKALWSELGPGDAIRVVVSRHEEAEADRVASEILTRRIKERAEWRDFAVLYRGNFQARLLELKLQHYQIPYKLSGGTSFFSRNEIKDAMAYLRLLINPADDNAFLRIVNVPRREIGPGTLEKLANYANDQATGRSLSLFAACHEMGLEQVLPARAVERLGRFTHFIDGVRRRMDSGDAIAAIREMLREMDYEAWLHQNASAPTVAERRMANVWTLIDQLEKSMEQAADDGADDDSLATETDGVEAAISRLVLRDILEQQAEEDDSDRVQLLTMHASKGLEFPHVYLMGLEEDLLPHRNAVEAGTVEEERRLAYVGITRARRTLTLTLARQRKAYGELLDCTPSRFLDELPPDDLDWEGRADKEDPEKKQARGKDAIAGLRSLLG; encoded by the coding sequence ATGTCGATCCGCCAACGCCTCGCCAAGTTGAACCCGCGCCAGCAGGAGGCGGTGCGCTTCATCGACGGCCCCTGCCTGGTGCTGGCCGGTGCCGGCTCGGGCAAGACCAGCGTGATCACCTCAAAGATCGCCTACCTGGTCCAGGAATGCGGCATGAGCGCGCGCAAGATCGCCGCGGTGACCTTCACCAACAAGGCCGCCCGGGAGATGAAGGAGCGGGTCGGGCAGCTGCTCAAGGGTCGCGAGGGTCATGGCCTGACCGTCTCGACCTTCCACACCCTGGGCCTCAATATCATCCGCTCCGAGCTCAAGACCCTGGGCTACAAGCCGGGCTTCTCGCTGTTCGACCCGGAGGATGCCAAGGCGCTGCTGCGCGACCTGATGCAGAAGGACGCCCAGATCGACGCCGATCAGATCAACCGGGTGCAGGGCCAGATCTCGACCTGGAAGAACGACCTGGTGCTGCCGGGCGACGCCCTGTCCCATGCCGCCGATGACGACGAGCAGTTCGCCGCCCGGGTCTACGAGGCCTACAACCGCCATCTCAAGGCCTACAACGCGGTGGATTTCGACGACCTGATCCTGCTGCCGGTGGTGCTGCTGCGCGATGACCCGGAGGCGCTGGCGCGCTGGCGGCGCAAGATCCACTACATGCTGGTGGACGAGTACCAGGACACCAACGTCTCCCAGTACCTGCTGGTCAAGCTCTTGATGGCCGAGCGCGCCACCTTCACCGTGGTCGGCGACGACGACCAGTCGATCTACGCCTGGCGAGGCGCCCGCCCCGAGAACCTGGTGACCCTCGGCGAGGACTTCCCGCGCCTCAACGTCATCAAGCTCGAGCAGAATTACCGCTCCACCGGCACCATTCTGCGCGCCGCCAATACCCTGATCGCCAACAATCCCCACGTCTACGAGAAGGCGCTGTGGTCGGAGCTCGGCCCTGGGGATGCGATCCGGGTGGTGGTCAGCCGCCACGAGGAGGCCGAGGCGGATCGGGTGGCCAGCGAGATCCTCACCCGCCGCATCAAGGAGCGTGCCGAGTGGCGCGACTTCGCGGTGCTCTATCGCGGCAACTTCCAGGCGCGGCTGCTGGAGCTCAAGCTGCAGCACTACCAGATTCCCTACAAGCTCTCCGGCGGCACCTCCTTCTTCTCCCGCAACGAGATCAAGGACGCCATGGCCTACCTGCGCCTGCTGATCAACCCGGCCGACGACAACGCCTTCCTGCGCATCGTCAACGTGCCGCGCCGGGAGATCGGTCCCGGGACGCTCGAGAAGCTCGCCAACTATGCCAATGATCAGGCCACCGGGCGCAGCCTCTCGCTGTTCGCCGCCTGTCACGAGATGGGCCTCGAGCAGGTACTGCCGGCCCGGGCCGTCGAGCGGCTGGGCCGCTTCACCCACTTCATCGACGGCGTGCGCCGACGCATGGACTCAGGCGATGCCATCGCCGCGATCCGCGAGATGCTGCGTGAGATGGACTACGAGGCCTGGCTGCACCAGAACGCCAGCGCGCCCACCGTCGCCGAGCGGCGCATGGCCAACGTCTGGACCCTGATCGACCAGCTCGAGAAGTCGATGGAGCAGGCCGCGGACGACGGCGCAGACGACGACAGCCTGGCCACCGAGACCGACGGCGTCGAGGCCGCCATCTCGCGACTGGTGCTGCGCGACATCCTCGAGCAGCAGGCCGAGGAGGACGATTCCGACCGGGTGCAGCTTCTGACCATGCACGCCTCCAAGGGCCTGGAGTTCCCCCATGTCTACCTGATGGGCCTGGAGGAGGATCTGTTGCCCCACCGCAACGCCGTCGAGGCCGGCACCGTCGAGGAGGAGCGCCGGCTCGCCTACGTGGGCATCACTCGCGCCCGGCGCACCCTGACGCTGACCCTGGCGCGCCAGCGCAAGGCCTATGGCGAACTGCTCGACTGCACCCCGAGCCGCTTCCTCGACGAGTTGCCGCCGGACGATCTCGACTGGGAGGGCCGCGCCGACAAGGAAGACCCGGAGAAGAAGCAGGCCCGGGGCAAGGACGCCATCGCCGGCCTGCGCTCGCTTTTGGGCTGA